From the Prunus dulcis chromosome 4, ALMONDv2, whole genome shotgun sequence genome, one window contains:
- the LOC117623845 gene encoding berberine bridge enzyme-like 17: MKFRNPPVLLFILSVLSLSIPWTTAGTVSIDRFLQCLTKYPHPAHTIQESIYTPQNSSFQSVLVAHINNRRYSTAATPKPLAIIAAKNQSHVQATVLCAKHHGLQIKIRSGGHDFEGLSYTSDVPFVILDMFNINSIDVNVADESAWVHSGATLGEVYYAIAAKTNVYGFPAGICPTVGAGGHFSGGGYGFMMRKYGLSIDNIVDAKLVTANGRILDRKSMGEDLFWAIRGGGGASFGVILSWKLKLVPVPPKVTVFNLTRTIEEGVTDLVYKWQTVAPKLPKEVFLRAQPQVKNIDTKGNKTVGVSFIGHFLGTSDKVVALLNESFPELGLQRKDCYEVSWVESTVFWAESPIGTPIEILLSKPTEPETFYKGKSDYVKEPIPKHVFDSIWKKMIEIEHIWLDWNPYGGRMSEISESATPYPHRAGNLFFALYYSSWYDEGIEATNKYVRLTRELYDMMTPYVSKNPREAFQNYRDLDIGANQDNKTNFETATLYGRKYFKGNFDRLVRVKTMVDPHNFFKHKQSIPPL; encoded by the coding sequence ATGAAGTTCAGAAACCCTCCAGTCCTGCTTTTCATTCTCTCTGTCCTTTCACTCTCGATACCATGGACAACTGCAGGAACAGTTTCCATTGATCGCTTTCTCCAATGCCTCACAAAATATCCTCACCCTGCCCACACAATCCAAGAATCAATTTACACCCCTCAAAATAGCTCATTTCAATCTGTTTTGGTAGCACATATTAATAACCGCAGATATTCTACAGCTGCAACTCCAAAACCTCTGGCCATAATAGCGGCCAAGAATCAGTCCCATGTCCAAGCAACTGTGCTTTGTGCCAAACATCATGGGTTGCAAATTAAAATCCGAAGTGGTGGCCATGATTTCGAGGGTTTATCTTACACGTCGGATGTGCCCTTTGTCATTCTCGACATGTTTAATATTAACTCCATTGATGTTAATGTTGCGGATGAGAGCGCTTGGGTTCACTCTGGAGCTACTCTTGGAGAAGTTTATTATGCAATTGCTGCAAAAACCAACGTTTACGGTTTTCCTGCTGGGATTTGTCCAACGGTTGGTGCTGGTGGCCATTTTAGTGGCGGCGGCTATGGGTTTATGATGAGAAAGTATGGGCTTAGCATCGATAATATCGTGGATGCTAAGCTAGTTACTGCTAATGGTAGAATCCTTGATAGAAAGTCAATGGGAGAGGACCTTTTCTGGGCCATCAGAGGAGGTGGTGGAGCTAGCTTCGGAGTTATTCTTTCATGGAAGCTCAAGCTGGTTCCAGTTCCACCCAAAGTGACTGTGTTCAACCTTACCAGGACCATAGAGGAAGGTGTTACAGATTTGGTTTACAAGTGGCAAACTGTTGCACCCAAGCTGCCCAAAGAGGTCTTCCTCAGAGCACAGCCACAAGTGAAGAATATTGATACCAAGGGAAACAAGACTGTGGGAGTATCATTCATTGGCCATTTCTTGGGAACAAGTGACAAGGTTGTGGCATTGTTGAATGAGAGTTTCCCTGAACTGGGCTTACAACGAAAAGACTGCTATGAAGTGAGCTGGGTGGAATCCACTGTATTTTGGGCTGAAAGTCCCATTGGAACCCCCATAGAAATTCTTCTCAGCAAGCCAACTGAACCAGAGACCTTCTACAAAGGTAAGTCAGACTATGTGAAGGAACCAATTCCAAAACATGTTTTTGATTCCATATGGAAGAAGATGATTGAGATAGAGCACATTTGGTTGGATTGGAACCCTTATGGTGGAAGAATGAGCGAGATTTCCGAGTCAGCAACTCCATACCCTCACAGGGCCGGAAACCTATTTTTTGCGCTATACTATTCGTCGTGGTATGACGAAGGGATTGAGGCCACCAACAAGTACGTTCGCTTAACAAGAGAGTTGTATGACATGATGACACCGTATGTCTCCAAGAATCCAAGAGAGGCGTTCCAAAACTACAGGGATCTCGACATCGGTGCGAACCAGGATAATAAGACTAACTTTGAAACTGCTACACTTTATGGAAGGAAGTACTTCAAAGGTAATTTTGATAGATTGGTGCGTGTGAAAACCATGGTCGATCCTCATAATTTTTTCAAGCATAAGCAAAGTATCCCTCCTCTTTAG